A region of the Pricia mediterranea genome:
ACCGACAAGCTCATGATCTTGAAGGTGGATACGGGCCTCGATACCCGTACCATCGTTTCAGGCATCGCAAAAAGTTTTACTGCCGAGGAAATTATCGGCAATCAGGTGACCGTCTTGGTGAACCTGGCCCCACGAAAATTGCGCGGCGCTGAAAGCGAAGGCATGATATTGATGACGGAAAACGCGAACGGAAAACTGGTTTTTATGAATCCGGATGAAGATGGGGTCGAAAATGGGGAAACTATAAATTGAATTTTATGAATCTCCTATCCTACCTCGCAAAAAACACCCAACTCCCCGAAAAAAGTATTAAAAGCACGGTCGAACTCCTCGATCAGGATTGTACCGTGCCCTTTATCTCGCGTTATAGAAAGGAGCAAACAGGCAATCTCGACGAGGTACAAATCGGGACCATCGTCAGGTTGAAGTCCGAATTCGAAACCCTCGAAAAACGGAAAGCGACCGTACTGAAGGCCATCGAGGAACAAGGCGCCTTAACGGACCAGTTACGCCAAAAAATCGAAGCTTCGAAAGATGCCAACAGCCTTGAGGACCTTTACCTTCCCTTTAAGAAAAAGCGCAAGACCAAGGCGGAAACTGCCCGGAAAAAAGGATTGGAACCTTTGGCCAAAATCATCATGGCCCAGAACCATACCGACATCGACAAGGCGGCATCCCAATATGTGAACACGCAGGTCGAAAGCGTGGAGGAAGCCTTGGAGGGGGCGCGACATATCATCTCGGAATGGATGAACGAGCGTATCTCGATCCGGAACCAGATTCGAAAACAGCTGGAACGTTCGGCCATGTTGACGACCAAAGCCGTTTCATCGAAAACAAAAGAGGAAAAAGCACAAAAGTATCGGGATTATTTCGATTGGAGCGAGGCCTTAAAACACTGTCCGTCCCATCGATTATTGGCCATACTCCGAGCGGAAAATGAGGGTTTTCTCCGAGTTAAGATCGAAATCGATGACGACTATATCCTATCCAAAATAGCGGATCGTACTATCAAGTCGAACAATTCGTGTACGCCGCACGTACGCCTAGCGTTGGAAGACGCCTACAAGCGGTTGCTCTATCCTTCCCTATCCAACGAAATATTGAAATCGGCCAAAGAAAAGGCAGATGACGAGGCCATCAAGGTATTCTCCAAAAACCTGGAGCAACTGCTATTAGGAGCCCCCTTGGGCGAAAAGCGCATTCTAGCCATCGATCCGGGCTTCCGAACCGGTTGCAAGGTGGTATGCATAAGTGCCCAAGGTGAGTTGGAGCATAACGAGACCATTTATCCGCATGCGCCCCAAAACAAAAGTACGGAGGCCATCAAAAAAATCAGTTCGCTTTGCGATGCCTACAAGATCGAGGCCATCGCCATCGGCAACGGCACCGCATCCAGGGAAACCGAACGTTTGATAAAGCGGGTGCACTTTAAAAATCCGGTCGAGGTCTACGTCGTGAGTGAGGCGGGTGCGTCGATCTATTCCGCCTCCAAGATTGCCCGGGAAGAATTCCCCAATTACGACGTCACGGTGCGAGGCGCCGTATCCATCGGGCGCCGCCTGGCGGACCCCTTGGCGGAATTGGTGAAAATCGATGCTAAATCCATCGGGGTGGGACAGTATCAGCACGATGTGGACCAGGGCAAGTTGCAGACCTCGCTGGACACTGTGGTCGAGAGCTGCGTCAACTCCGTCGGGGTCAATGTCAACACCGCTAGTGTTCCGTTGCTGAGCTATGTGTCGGGTATCGGTCCCAAATTAGCGGAGAACGTAGTGGCGCATAGAACAGAAAATGGCGCTTTTGCGGATAGGGGCGGCATTAAAGACGTTCCGAGACTGGGCGGAAAGGCCTTTGAACAGGCAGCAGGATTTCTTCGTGTCAAAGAGGGAAAAAATCCCTTGGACGATTCGGCGGTACATCCCGAAAGCTATGATATCGTACAGCGAATGGCGGAGGATGCAGGCATACCCGTTCCCGAACTCATCGGAAATAAAAAACAGCTGCGACAAATCGATCTGGAGCACTACCGCACAGAAAAGGTCGGCCTTCCTACCCTTCGTGATATCATCGAGGAACTCGAGAAACCCGGACTCGACCGGCGGGCAACCGCCAAGGTCTTCACTTTCGACCAGAACATTCGAAGTATCTCCGACCTTCGAGAGGGCCAAACGCTGCCCGGTATCGTCAACAATATCACCAATTTCGGTTGTTTTGTGGATATCGGCATCAAGGAAAGCGGACTCGTTCATGTTTCCAACCTTTCGGATTCCTTTGTGAAGGATGTCAATGAACACGTACACTTGCACCAGCAGATTATGGTAAAGGTTTTATCGGTAGATATTCCGAGAAAAAGGATTCAGTTGGCCTTAGAAAAGAAATGATATTTAATGCCTTGCTTTCAATATATCCTGATTCCGAACTTGAACGGGCGTCGGGTGACGGGTCACAACAACCTTGTATCGAAGGGACTCCAGTGCTAGTAACGAAAAAGAAACATGTTCAAAATTGCCTTCCACCCTATTTATAAACATTCGTTGCCCGAAGGCCATCGCTTTCCAATGCTGAAGTACGAGCTCTTGCCCCAGCAGTTGTTACTGGAAGGCACCTGTACCCCCGAGAATTTCTTCGAACCTGAAATTCCCAATGACAAACATATCCTCGCGGTGCACGATCCGGAATACTTCTACGACCTGCTGAACCTCAAGATTCCCCCTAAAGAAGCCCGAAAAATAGGTTTTCCGTTGACCCAAGACCTGGTCCGGCGCGAACGGATCATTGCCGACGGCACCATGAAAGCCAGTGAATTTGCCCTTGAACACGGTATCGCCATGAACGTCGCCGGAGGTACACACCACGCCTACACCGACCGGGGCGAGGCGTTCTGCATGCTGAACGACCAGGCCATCGCCGCACGTTATCTGCAATCTAAAAACGCAGTAAAAAAAGTTCTCATCGTGGATCTCGATGTACACCAGGGCAACGGCACGGCGGAAATCTTTCAGAACGACCCTTCCGTGTTTACCTTTTCGATGCACGGAGGCAATAACTATCCCTTTAAAAAAGAGCAGTCCGACTTGGATGTCCCATTGGATAAAGATACCGGCGACGCCGAATATCTATCTATCCTTAAAGACACCCTCCCCAGAATGATCGACACGGAAAAGCCTGATTTTATATTTTACCTCTGCGGAGTCGATGTCATTTCCTCCGACAAACTGGGTACGCTCGCCATGACCGTCGAAGGCTGCCGACAGCGGGACCAATTTGTGCTAGAAACCTGCCACAAGCTGAAAATACCGGTGCAATGCAGTATGGGCGGAGGCTATTCCCCTGAAATAAAAACCATCATCGAGGCCCATGCGAACACTTTTCGAATCGCAAAAGACCTCTACTTTTAAGACGCTGTCAAAATTCCTGTAGCACAAAACGGATGATGTTCGATTTGACTATAAAAACGAAAGGAAAAAGGAATAAGGACAAACCAACCAAATTTTGGAGTTTTTTGTTCTGTAAATTTGATGGAGCAATTATATTCGTATCATGCTAAAATCCCTATCTATTCTCTTCTTATTGCTTTGTTCGGCATTTACACTGGCACAGGACAGCCTTTCGAATGACCCTCCGGAGACCAAGTGGAACGCGTTCAAATATGACTTTGCAAACATTTTCAAGGGCATGGGCCATTCCTATACAAGGCCCTTTCATTGGCAGGGCAAGCAATGGATGCAATTCGGCGGATTCGTCGCCGGTACCGCACTGGTCTATACCGCCGATTATGAAACCTCAAGGTTTATCAGGGCCAATCGGGAGAGCGTACCGACTTGGTTACGCGATTATGGGGAATTTTACGGCAGTCCGCAATACCAAATGATAGCCGCTGCCGGGGTATATTCGATCGGTCTATTCACTGAAAATGAAAAATTGAGACGTACAGGGGTATTGTTAGTATCTTCCACCGCTTCTACGGGACTTTTGCAGCAAGTGCTCAAAACTGTGGTAGGGCGAGCAAGACCTGAATCTAACTTGGGAAAGGACACTTTCGACCCCTTTAATTCGAACCGGCGGTTTCATTCGTTTCCGTCCGGACACGCGGTTACGGCTTTTACCGCCGCCTATGCGGTAGGCAAACAGTTCAAGAGTCCGTGGGTAAAAGCGGGCATCTACACCGCAGGGGCTATTCCCGGAATATCCCGCCTTTGGGACGGCCAGCACTGGCTTAGCGATTTCGTAGTCTCTATCGTTATAAGCGTTGCCACGGTGGAATCGATCGACCGTTTCCTTGACCGTAAATATGACAATAAATACAATGACGAAGCTGAGCGACAGGCCCACCTCAAGGATAAAAAAACGAGTTGGGACCTGAACATCGGGGCGGGGACCATTGGGCTAGCCTTGCGGTTTTAAATTAAACGTCCATCTCTTGACCAGATCTAAATTTTCACTGTTTTTCCTTACTTTTAGCTGTTAACCACTAATTAGTTCCTCTATGAAAATGCCTTTGCTCTATTTTGTCTTTTTTTTATTTGGATGTAGCATCCTTACGGCACAAGAGGGCAATAGCTCTCCGCTGACCATAGAACAAATCATGCAGGGTAATGATTTTGTCGGCCATCTTCCCTCGAACATACACTGGTCATCCGATGGAAACACCATTTATTTCGATTGGAATCCCGATGCCGTGTACAGCGACTCCTTGTACGCCTACTCGCTTTCCTCCGAAAAAATAGCGAAAGTGGACTTCGATACGGAATACGACCTGCCAGCGCCGAGAGGTACGTTCAATGTCGAAAGAACCCGAAAGATCTATTCCAAAAACGGCGATATTTTTATAAAGGATGCCGCCACGAACGCCATCACCCCGATTACCCGAACCACTGCGCGCGAAGGGATTCCGCATTTCACGGGAAACGAGACCCAGGTCGCCTACTTAAAAGATGATGATATATACGTTTGGGAAATCACCTCGGGAACGACTACGCAAATGACGCATTTCACGGACAAAAAGGACGAACCCGAAAAGAAAAGCGATAAAGACGAATGGCTTTACCAAGACCAGTTGGCTTTATTCGATGTGCTGCGCGAACGCAAGGAAAAGTCAGATCGGCACGATACCCTATCGAAACGCAACGAGTTGAAGCGGCCTCTTGCGATTTATAAGTACGGGAAATCAATCGAGAACCAACGAATAAGTCCCGATGGACATTACGTCACCTATCTTAGCGTAGAAAAGCCGGAGGACAAGGGCACCATCATGCCGCATTATGTCACCGAATCGGGCTATACCGAAGATGAAGATACCCGGTCGAAGGTGGGCAACGAACCCGACACCTACCAAATGTTCATCTATGATATCGCCGACCGGACGATAGATTCCGTGGACCTCAGTAATTTGACAGGCCTTGATTATGTGCCGGAATACACCAAGGACTACCCTGACAAACCCTATGAAAACGAAGATCGAATAGGCCGTATATCCCCACCTGTTTGGAGCGACGACGGCAAGAACGCCATCGTAGAAATCGTTTCGAACGATTATAAGGACCGATGGATCGTTTTGCTCAATCTAAAGGACGCCAGCGTTACCAATCTGGACCACCAGCGCGACGAGGCCTGGATCGGCGGCCCCGGAATCAGTAGTTGGGGCGGAAGCGATTTGGGCTGGATGCCCGACAACAAGCACATCTGGTTCCAATCCGAAAAGACGGGATATTCACATCTGTACACCCTGAACTTGGACACCAAAAAAACCAAGGCGCTAACGTCGGGGGACTTCGAAATCTATGACCCCCGTATTTCCAATGACAAAAAGCGTTGGTATTTTACCGCAAACCAAAACCATCCCGGCGACCGTCAGTTCTACAGCATGCCAATTAACGGCGGAAAATTGACTCCGCTTACCGATAAGACCGGAAAGAACGAGGTGACCCTTTCCCCTGATGAGAAGAACATGGCCATTTTGTTCTCGTATTCCAACAGGCCTACCGAGCTCTTTGTAAAGAAAAATCCCGTTTTTTCCAAGAAGGCGGGCACTGCCAAACAAATTACGGAATCGACCTCGGGCGCATTCGAAAAATACGACTGGAGAGACCCCGAAATCATCACCTTCAAGGCCAATGACGGTGCCGAGGTACATGCGAGAATGTACCGTCCGGATGCGGATGTAAAGAACAAGGCCGCGGTGATTTTCGTACATGGTGCCGGCTATCTGCAAAACGCGCACCGATGGTGGAGCTCTTACTTTAGGGAGTATATGTTCCACAACCTGTTGGTCGACAACGGATATACCGTATTGGATATCGATTACCGCGGCAGTGCGGGCTACGGACGCGACTGGCGTACCGGGATCTATCGTCACATGGGAGGCAAAGACCTCTCCGATCAAGTCGACGGGGCCGAATTCCTCGTAAGCGAACACGGCATCGATAAGGACAAAATCGGAATTTACGGCGGTTCGTACGGCGGATTTATTACGCTAATGGGCATGTTCAACGCCCCCGAAACCTTCTCGGCCGGAGCGGCGATTCGATCGGTGGGCGATTGGGCGGCCTACAACCACGGCTATACGGCGAGAATATTGAACACTCCCGTCTCCGATAGCGTCGCCTATCGAAAAAGTTCGCCCATCTATTTTGCCGACGGTTTGGAGGGCGACCTGTTGATCTTACATGGAATGATCGATGACAACGTACACTTTCAGGATATGGTCCGTCTTTCACAGCGTTTGATAGAGCTGGGCAAACACAACTGGGAAATGGCCGTGTATCCGGTCGAGCGGCACGGCTTCGTCGAACCCAGCAGCTGGACGGACGAATACACCCGAATTTTTAATCTATTTCAGGAGAGTTTGTTGGGAAAAGTGTCCGAAAATTGAAGTTGGTCTTGGATTTCACATTGATTTGAAGGTAGTGTAGACTCATCCCATTAACAACTATTATCAAAAAACTCCAAAAACACTTGTCCAGATGTTAAGCGATTGCTTATTTTTAACTAAATTTTTGGGTATTTGCCTATGTCTGCATAATCGTCGTTCTAGGTGAGCGGCAGAATATTCTAATACCCCAGAATGAACTCCATTTGCTATTTAACCAATTAAACTATCGGATCATGAAACATAGTTTCGCGTATAGAATTATATCCAAGATTACAGGTCTCCACCTAATGCTGACCCTATTTTTTGGGATTTCCCTGCAAGCCCAGGACATCACTGGAACCATATCGGATACGCAAGGACCTCTACCAGGTACCAGTGTGGTGGTCAAGGGCACCACCATAGGCACCACTTCCGATTTTGACGGAAATTACGCCATAGACGCGCCAGACGATGCCACGACCCTAGTGTTCTCGTACGTCGGCTATGCGACCCAGGAGGTGCCGATCGACGGCAGAACGGTCATCGATATTACCATGTCGGAAGATGCAGAAGCGCTTAGCGAAGTGGTAGTGGTCGGTTACGGTACACAACGAAAGGCAGACCTTACCGGAGCGGTCGGTTCTTTGGGTGCCGAAGAAATTGTATCCAAACCGATTACCAGTCCGGATCAAGTGCTCGCGGGTACCTTGTCCGGTGTCAACATTACCAATAGAAGTGGCGACCCGGGCGCACCCATAAACGTCCGTATCCGAGGTATCGGCACGCCTGGAGTTAACGACCCGCTATGGGTCATCGATGGGGTGCCGATAGTACAGACCAGTAACATTACCGTAAATACTTCCTCCACTACCGATTCCAATCCCTTGGCAGGCATCAACCCGAGCGATATCGAATCGATAGACGTTTTAAAGGATGCTGCCTCTGCTGCAATTTATGGGGCCAGGGCGGCGAATGGAGTAATTATCGTAACCACAAAAAGGGGAAAGGCCGGAGCTGCGAAAGTGGATTATGACGGTTATACCTCTTTTAGTCAGGTAAGGGATAGAATAGATGTACTTAACGTTGAAGACTATATCGATATCCAAGGACAGCTAGGTAGGGACGTCACCGAATTCCGGGGCCAACCTTTTATTGATTGGCAAGACGCAGTTTTTCGCACCGGGTTCGTGCAGAACCATAATGTTACGGTAAGCGGCGGCAGTGAAAATGCCAACTATCTTATTTCCGGTGGGTATTTGGATCAGGAAGGCATAGAACTCGCCCAAGGTTTTACCCGATATTCGTTCAAGGCGAATTCAGATATCAAAGTCGGGGACAGATTGCGTTTCGGAGAATCTTTGCTCATTAGCCAGACCGATCGTTTGGTACAAAGTGAGGGCGCTTTTTTCTCAGGCTTTAATTCCGCCTTGAACGCGCCCTATTACAAGATTTACGGCGATGGTCCTTTCGGCTATAATTTGGAGAACCCGGATACCAGAGGTGATGGCAGGGGCAATAATTATGTATATAGAAACGATTTAAGGGTCAATAGAACTACTATTCAGAATCGGAAAGTTTTAGGTAATTTTTATGCGGAACTGAAAATTCTCGAAGGTCTAAAGCTAAGGTCTTCCTTCGGACTCGATTATAACGTAGGTTCCGGAGACTTTCTGCAATTGCCTACAGACTTCTCGGGAAACAGCCCAAGACAATCCCTGTTGGTTTCTTCGCGGCCGATCGAATTGACCATGACCCCGTCTGTCACCTTATCCTATGACAAGACTTTCGGCAGCGATCACAACCTTTCCGCTATTTTTGGATTTGAACAGACCGAATTTCGCTTCGACAAGGTAAGGTTGCAAGGGCGTGACCTTTTCAACCTTAACTTTGCGGGCACAGGCTCAACGGTTTCTGGCACGAACGAAGCCGACAACTGGGTCTTGCAGGGATGGTTGGGCCGTTTGAGCTATAACTTTCAAGGTAAATATTTGGCCACAGTTAACATGCGCCGAGATGCTACATCCCGCTTTGCCGAAGGCAATCGTGATGATATATTCCCCTCCGTTTCGGCAGGATGGCGAATTTCACAGGAAGATTTTTTTCCCAAAGAAGGATTTGTCGATGACTTGAAGCTTCGTGTAGGTTGGGGCCAATCGGGCAACCAGTTTACAGGGGTAAATTTTGCCTATCTTCTTGCTTTGGAAAGCAATATAAGATACGTTATTGGAGACAGTCAAGAAACCGTCATGGCCCCGGCACCTACGAATTTTGCCAATAAAGACCTAAAGTGGGAGACCAGTACCCAATGGGACATCGGTATCGACGGTGCCTT
Encoded here:
- a CDS encoding S9 family peptidase; translation: MKMPLLYFVFFLFGCSILTAQEGNSSPLTIEQIMQGNDFVGHLPSNIHWSSDGNTIYFDWNPDAVYSDSLYAYSLSSEKIAKVDFDTEYDLPAPRGTFNVERTRKIYSKNGDIFIKDAATNAITPITRTTAREGIPHFTGNETQVAYLKDDDIYVWEITSGTTTQMTHFTDKKDEPEKKSDKDEWLYQDQLALFDVLRERKEKSDRHDTLSKRNELKRPLAIYKYGKSIENQRISPDGHYVTYLSVEKPEDKGTIMPHYVTESGYTEDEDTRSKVGNEPDTYQMFIYDIADRTIDSVDLSNLTGLDYVPEYTKDYPDKPYENEDRIGRISPPVWSDDGKNAIVEIVSNDYKDRWIVLLNLKDASVTNLDHQRDEAWIGGPGISSWGGSDLGWMPDNKHIWFQSEKTGYSHLYTLNLDTKKTKALTSGDFEIYDPRISNDKKRWYFTANQNHPGDRQFYSMPINGGKLTPLTDKTGKNEVTLSPDEKNMAILFSYSNRPTELFVKKNPVFSKKAGTAKQITESTSGAFEKYDWRDPEIITFKANDGAEVHARMYRPDADVKNKAAVIFVHGAGYLQNAHRWWSSYFREYMFHNLLVDNGYTVLDIDYRGSAGYGRDWRTGIYRHMGGKDLSDQVDGAEFLVSEHGIDKDKIGIYGGSYGGFITLMGMFNAPETFSAGAAIRSVGDWAAYNHGYTARILNTPVSDSVAYRKSSPIYFADGLEGDLLILHGMIDDNVHFQDMVRLSQRLIELGKHNWEMAVYPVERHGFVEPSSWTDEYTRIFNLFQESLLGKVSEN
- a CDS encoding histone deacetylase family protein — encoded protein: MFKIAFHPIYKHSLPEGHRFPMLKYELLPQQLLLEGTCTPENFFEPEIPNDKHILAVHDPEYFYDLLNLKIPPKEARKIGFPLTQDLVRRERIIADGTMKASEFALEHGIAMNVAGGTHHAYTDRGEAFCMLNDQAIAARYLQSKNAVKKVLIVDLDVHQGNGTAEIFQNDPSVFTFSMHGGNNYPFKKEQSDLDVPLDKDTGDAEYLSILKDTLPRMIDTEKPDFIFYLCGVDVISSDKLGTLAMTVEGCRQRDQFVLETCHKLKIPVQCSMGGGYSPEIKTIIEAHANTFRIAKDLYF
- a CDS encoding phosphatase PAP2 family protein; protein product: MLKSLSILFLLLCSAFTLAQDSLSNDPPETKWNAFKYDFANIFKGMGHSYTRPFHWQGKQWMQFGGFVAGTALVYTADYETSRFIRANRESVPTWLRDYGEFYGSPQYQMIAAAGVYSIGLFTENEKLRRTGVLLVSSTASTGLLQQVLKTVVGRARPESNLGKDTFDPFNSNRRFHSFPSGHAVTAFTAAYAVGKQFKSPWVKAGIYTAGAIPGISRLWDGQHWLSDFVVSIVISVATVESIDRFLDRKYDNKYNDEAERQAHLKDKKTSWDLNIGAGTIGLALRF
- a CDS encoding SusC/RagA family TonB-linked outer membrane protein; the protein is MKHSFAYRIISKITGLHLMLTLFFGISLQAQDITGTISDTQGPLPGTSVVVKGTTIGTTSDFDGNYAIDAPDDATTLVFSYVGYATQEVPIDGRTVIDITMSEDAEALSEVVVVGYGTQRKADLTGAVGSLGAEEIVSKPITSPDQVLAGTLSGVNITNRSGDPGAPINVRIRGIGTPGVNDPLWVIDGVPIVQTSNITVNTSSTTDSNPLAGINPSDIESIDVLKDAASAAIYGARAANGVIIVTTKRGKAGAAKVDYDGYTSFSQVRDRIDVLNVEDYIDIQGQLGRDVTEFRGQPFIDWQDAVFRTGFVQNHNVTVSGGSENANYLISGGYLDQEGIELAQGFTRYSFKANSDIKVGDRLRFGESLLISQTDRLVQSEGAFFSGFNSALNAPYYKIYGDGPFGYNLENPDTRGDGRGNNYVYRNDLRVNRTTIQNRKVLGNFYAELKILEGLKLRSSFGLDYNVGSGDFLQLPTDFSGNSPRQSLLVSSRPIELTMTPSVTLSYDKTFGSDHNLSAIFGFEQTEFRFDKVRLQGRDLFNLNFAGTGSTVSGTNEADNWVLQGWLGRLSYNFQGKYLATVNMRRDATSRFAEGNRDDIFPSVSAGWRISQEDFFPKEGFVDDLKLRVGWGQSGNQFTGVNFAYLLALESNIRYVIGDSQETVMAPAPTNFANKDLKWETSTQWDIGIDGAFMGGKLNMTADYYHKTTEDVLIGLPVPYVSGFFLPVDANIGEIENSGIEFSVNYADEIGDFKYSLGANITTVKNEVTDLGQISQIVTGLGGPDTHRTVVGESLGHFYGYKTDGLYQNQTEIAAAVPDVNGTPEPGDIRFVDVDGNGVVDANDRTYLGSPFPGFFYGFNFQGEYNGFDFSINLRGVGDQQVYNQARTSLESLTGNNNFSTQVFDRWTGEGTTNSSSNPRLTRTDPNGNNRFSDRWIEDAGYLRIQNIQIGYSLSPEKLKSWTDGFVSRMRFYVGAQNLATFTKYSGFDPEVGRTQSFQKGDFTLASGQDAGASPLPRIIQLGWSVTFN
- a CDS encoding Tex family protein translates to MNLLSYLAKNTQLPEKSIKSTVELLDQDCTVPFISRYRKEQTGNLDEVQIGTIVRLKSEFETLEKRKATVLKAIEEQGALTDQLRQKIEASKDANSLEDLYLPFKKKRKTKAETARKKGLEPLAKIIMAQNHTDIDKAASQYVNTQVESVEEALEGARHIISEWMNERISIRNQIRKQLERSAMLTTKAVSSKTKEEKAQKYRDYFDWSEALKHCPSHRLLAILRAENEGFLRVKIEIDDDYILSKIADRTIKSNNSCTPHVRLALEDAYKRLLYPSLSNEILKSAKEKADDEAIKVFSKNLEQLLLGAPLGEKRILAIDPGFRTGCKVVCISAQGELEHNETIYPHAPQNKSTEAIKKISSLCDAYKIEAIAIGNGTASRETERLIKRVHFKNPVEVYVVSEAGASIYSASKIAREEFPNYDVTVRGAVSIGRRLADPLAELVKIDAKSIGVGQYQHDVDQGKLQTSLDTVVESCVNSVGVNVNTASVPLLSYVSGIGPKLAENVVAHRTENGAFADRGGIKDVPRLGGKAFEQAAGFLRVKEGKNPLDDSAVHPESYDIVQRMAEDAGIPVPELIGNKKQLRQIDLEHYRTEKVGLPTLRDIIEELEKPGLDRRATAKVFTFDQNIRSISDLREGQTLPGIVNNITNFGCFVDIGIKESGLVHVSNLSDSFVKDVNEHVHLHQQIMVKVLSVDIPRKRIQLALEKK